The DNA region TACTCCCGACAAACTAGTGCTTAATGTTCTTTGCCTCCTGCTTCCGCCGCTCTGCTGCGGAAGTAATGGATTTAATTATCTTGCCCCAACACGGGTGCAGTACATTAGCAAAGTGTACTATACCTTGCGTGATAAGACGGTAAATTGCAGTAGAATACTAGTTATATATCCTATCCTTGACGCTTTTCCGAGATCTTGCCGGCCCTGCGGTTCGATTACGAACCATTCCACTAACTTATCTTGGGCCCGCTTTTAGCTCTGTTCGCTACCCCCGGCTGAAGCCGGGGGCTAATGTCGTAGTAAGATAAACATCATTAAATAGTCATCCATGCTTCAGTGGCTCCACTACGGAAGCACTGGATTTGACTATATTTCCTAACTAAGGTGTAGCAGACTTGCCAAGTGTACTACACCTCTGGGTGGCTCGATCTAAATCAAGGCTTCGATTAATGCCACGTCAATCGCTCCGCGGTTAACGTGTATCCCGGCCGCTCTGCGTCCATTCACGTATAGGCAAATTTCAAAGCCTATTTGCGCTCTGAGGGATTTGTACTCCCGACAAACTAGTGCATAACGTTCTTCGTCTCCTGCTTCCGCCGCTCTGCTGCGGAAGCATTGGATTTGACTATATTACCCAACTAAGTTGTAGTACGCTTCCCAAGTGTCCAACACCTCGGTGCGGCATGATCGGCCTGTCAAATACCCTGCTGTACTTTCTAAAAATTTATACTAATTTGCTCAAAACAAATAAGTTGCGGCTATGAAACAAACATTACTCCTTGTCCCGGTACTTTTCATATTTTCGCTTCCGGCACAATCCCAGAACTTTGATGCCGACATCAATATTCTATTCGGTATCCCTCAATCAGACTTCAGGGAGAGTCTGGATAGAAACGCGCTGGGACTCAACGGCAGCATTGCCTTCAGGATACCAAGGCTTCCTGTGCATGCGGGGCTCGAGCTGGGTATCATGACCTATGGCAGGGATCGCAGGCTGGAGCCGATCAGTACCAATATACCGGAGGTTTTGCTGGAGGTACGCACAGATTACGATATTTTTACCGGTCACTTGTTTCTTCGCCTCGAGCCTGAAATTCATGGTATCAGACCTTACCTGGATGGCCTGGTAGGAATCAAATATCTCTTCACTGAGTCGAGCATTCGTGACGACGACGGTTTCGGAGAGGATATTGCAAGCACCACAAATTACGACGACAGCTCGTTTAGCTATGGAGCAGGTGGCGGCATAAAGGTTGAAGTTTATGACGGGGGACGGGATTCCTATATGGTAAACCTGAAAGCCCGGTACCTGTTTGGATCAGAAGCCAGCTACTTGCAACCGGGATCGATAACCCGAGACCGGGGCGGCAACTTGATCTTTGATGAGTCCCGATCGGGCACGAATCTGCTGACCATTCACCTGGGTATGACCTATAAGTTTTAAATTTGAGTCCATTCCTATTTTCATCTCCTATCAATAGGTTGCCGGGTAATTTCTTCCTCATCATGGTCTTATAAAGAGTGCAGATTCATATATTTAGGGTTATTATTTATATAACACGGACATCGAATTATAGTTACTATTAGCAATTGATTTTCTTAACTTTGCTCTCTTCTAAAAAACATCTCAATGCGACCCAGTTTAATGATTGACAAACCTCGCGATTATTGCGGCATTTTCGGCGTTTATGATCATCCGGATGCTGCATTGCTGACCTACTACGGTTTGCACTCTCTACAACACCGCGGCCAGGAATCGGCAGGAATCGTCACCTCCAGTTACGATGAAGAGAAAGGGCGCTGGACGATGCCGGCACATAAGGATTTTGGGTTGGTTCTAAGTGTATTTGACGATCAGAACATTTTTAAAAATGAGCTGGTCGGAAACTCCGCTATCGGACATAACCGCTACTCCACGACCGGATCATCCAAAAACCCTGCAAATATTCAACCTTTTAGGGTGCACTATCGCAACGGCAATATTGCTATCGGACACAATGGTAACCTTGCCAATGCCAAACAGCTTAGAGACCGGTTCAGGCAGGAGGGAGTGCTGTTTCAGAGTACTTCAGATACCGAGCTGATATTACATCTCATTTCGCACAGCCAGAAAGATACCCAGATCGAGCAGATTCTGGAAGCCCTTGAACAGATCGAAGGGGCCTACAGCTTGGTCATGCTTACCGACGATAAGTTAATTGCGGTACGTGATCCCAATGGATTCCGTCCCCTTGCTCTCGGAAAGATTGATGGAAGTTACTGCGTGGCTAGTGAAACCTGTGCTTTCGACATTATCAATGCGGAATATATACGGGATGTAGAGCCCGGAGAGGTACTGGTTATTGACCAAAAAGCGACTGACAGTAAAGAACCGACTTCCTATAAGCTTGAACCGGAATATGGAACGGGGTCCAGTCAATGCATTTTTGAATATGTATATTTTTCACGGCCTGACAGCAAGATCTTTGGAGAAAATGTGGACAAAGTCAGGCGCAATCTTGGCAAGTATCTGGCCAAGGAGCATCCCATTAAAGAGGTAATTCAAAAAGCACCGGCTGATAAGAAGCCTATTGTTATATCGGTGCCTGACTCAAGTAATACCGCAGCTCTCGGGTATGTACATGAAAATCAGAAGCTTGGATTCGAGTGCAAATTTGAAATCGGACTGATTCGTAATCACTATGTGGGCAGGACATTTATCTCACCCGGTCAAAAATCCAGAGAGCAGAAAGTTCGCACCAAATTCAATACGGTTAAAGGAGTCATAGAAGGGCGTTCAGTGATTATTGTGGATGATTCTATCGTTAGAGGTACCACCTCGCGTTACCTGGTGGATATGATTCGTAAAGCAAATCCGCGGGAGGTACACTTCCTGGTGAGCTCGCCGCCTATCATCAGCCCCTGTTACTACGGCATGGATTTCCCGAATCCGGAAGAGCTGATGGCCAATCGGTTCAATCGTGATATATCCAAAATGGCAGAGGAAATCGGGGTAGACAGCCTGCGCTATTTATCGGCAGATGGACTGGTTAATGCCGTTAAAGAGGCGAACCCCTTTGACAAAGATTATTGTACGGCCTGTTTTACGGAAAAATATCCGGTGCCCGTGAACTTCGGCATTGCTAAAGAAGAGAATGAGATTATTTGATGGAGTTTAAGAAGGCTGAATTTGTAACCGGTGCACCGACCTTGAGCCAGTGTCCGCCTCCGGAATTACCGGAAGTGACGTTCGCAGGTCGATCGAATGTAGGCAAATCCTCCCTGATCAATGCGATGATGAATCATGGAAATCTTGCCAGAACAAGTAATACGCCGGGCAAAACCCAGCAGATGAACTATTACAAGATAGACGATGAAGTTTATTTTGTAGACCTGCCGGGATTCGGCTATGCCAAGGTATCCAAGAAAGAGAGGGAGCGATGGGGACGTGACATACGGGATTACCTGCTCAAAAGAAGCACCTTAAGGCTGATCGTGCACGTGGTTGATATCCGTCACAAGCCATCTCAGCTCGACGAAGACTTTTTTTACTGGATGGGGACCAATCGGATGCCTTTTTGCGTAGTGCTCTCAAAAGCTGATAAGTTGAACAGAAACAAACAGAATCAGTCCAAATTTCGACTGGAACGCATATTGGACGAAATGAATATACAGGTTCCCATCGTCATTGTCTCTTCAGAGAAACGCAATGGTATTGAAGAGATTCAGGATCTAATCAATGAATTCGTTAATTATTAAACACTATCTATCATGTCTTTCAAAGTATTGCTACTAGACAACGTTGATCCCCTTTGTGAAAAAGCATTCAAAGAGCGAGGGATTGAACCGGTTCGCAAGACCAACCTCAGCGGAGATG from Halalkalibaculum roseum includes:
- the purF gene encoding amidophosphoribosyltransferase, with product MIDKPRDYCGIFGVYDHPDAALLTYYGLHSLQHRGQESAGIVTSSYDEEKGRWTMPAHKDFGLVLSVFDDQNIFKNELVGNSAIGHNRYSTTGSSKNPANIQPFRVHYRNGNIAIGHNGNLANAKQLRDRFRQEGVLFQSTSDTELILHLISHSQKDTQIEQILEALEQIEGAYSLVMLTDDKLIAVRDPNGFRPLALGKIDGSYCVASETCAFDIINAEYIRDVEPGEVLVIDQKATDSKEPTSYKLEPEYGTGSSQCIFEYVYFSRPDSKIFGENVDKVRRNLGKYLAKEHPIKEVIQKAPADKKPIVISVPDSSNTAALGYVHENQKLGFECKFEIGLIRNHYVGRTFISPGQKSREQKVRTKFNTVKGVIEGRSVIIVDDSIVRGTTSRYLVDMIRKANPREVHFLVSSPPIISPCYYGMDFPNPEELMANRFNRDISKMAEEIGVDSLRYLSADGLVNAVKEANPFDKDYCTACFTEKYPVPVNFGIAKEENEII
- the yihA gene encoding ribosome biogenesis GTP-binding protein YihA/YsxC; the encoded protein is MEFKKAEFVTGAPTLSQCPPPELPEVTFAGRSNVGKSSLINAMMNHGNLARTSNTPGKTQQMNYYKIDDEVYFVDLPGFGYAKVSKKERERWGRDIRDYLLKRSTLRLIVHVVDIRHKPSQLDEDFFYWMGTNRMPFCVVLSKADKLNRNKQNQSKFRLERILDEMNIQVPIVIVSSEKRNGIEEIQDLINEFVNY